One genomic segment of Anguilla anguilla isolate fAngAng1 chromosome 2, fAngAng1.pri, whole genome shotgun sequence includes these proteins:
- the LOC118220683 gene encoding glycine N-acyltransferase-like protein 3 isoform X3 has translation MFRVTLGCIDKTWNGPGINREIVFKLSTNSEPRNEAICLSKSEVHTCKRCRMYVLGTEELKSAEHILNGSFPESLKVYGCLYNINRGKPYNWEVIADSWPDFRAIICKPTPQSRRDYQDREGDCNMCHIYAKDKESLQKLLGTSGLLDWSQFTLLAGVDSKHLDAVKELAAWKNTPTKTEVAVFLMTLEDASHLKDPKSDLASRLKPLTTAHAELINSKWKHGSSKSSYNSIVSFISNYPSLCVTAEDGTPVSWLLLSHYGALGLLYTSPEHRRKGHARLLVTIMARALLEQGRPVYSVVEEGNDPSYRLFTSLGFSHKPDYRAVWFQLNPR, from the exons ATGTTTAGAGTAACCCTGGGGTGCATTGATAAAACTTGGAACGGTCCTGGAATTAACCGGGAGATCGTGTTCAAACTGTCAACGAATTCAGAACCAAGGAACGaag CTATCTGCTTATCCAAGTCAGAGGTCCACACCTGCAAACGTTGTAGAATGTATGTTCTGGGCACTGAAGAGTTGAAGTCAGCCGAACACATCCTAAATGGATCATTCCCAGAATCATTAAAG GTGTATGGCTGTCTGTATAATATCAACAGAGGAAAACCATATAACTGGGAAGTAATTGCTGATTCCTGGCCAGACTTTAGGGCAATCATCTGTAAGCCAACACCGCAG TCAAGGCGGGATTATCAGGACCGAGAGGGGGATTGCAACATGTGCCACATCTACGCCAAGGACAAGGAGAGCTTGCAAAAACTACTTGGCACCAGTGGCCTTCTTGACTGGAGCCAGTTCACATTATTGGCAG GGGTTGACAGCAAACATCTGGATGCAGTGAAGGAACTTGCAGCTTGGAAAAACACACCAACAAAGACGGAGGTGGCCGTGTTTCTGATGACACTTGAGGATGCCAGCCATCTCAAGGACCCAAAAAG TGATTTAGCGAGCAGGCTAAAGCCGCTCACCACAGCCCATGCTGAGCTGATCAACAGCAAATGGAAGCATGGGTCCAGCAAGAGCAGCTACAACTCTATAGTGAGCTTCATCTCTAACTACCCCAGTTTGTGCGTGACCGCGGAGGACGGCACACCAGTGTCCTGGCTGCTCCTGAGTCACTACGGCGCCCTCGGCCTGCTCTACACCTCACCTGAGCACAGGCGTAAGGGCCACGCCCGGCTGCTGGTCACCATCATGGCCAGGGCACTGCTGGAGCAGGGCCGCCCGGTCTATAGTGTTGTGGAAGAGGGCAACGACCCATCCTACAGACTCTTCACGTCTCTGGGCTTCAGTCACAAGCCAGACTATCGTGCAGTTTGGTTCCAGCTCAACCCCAGATGA
- the si:ch73-106k19.2 gene encoding glycine N-acyltransferase-like protein 3 isoform X5 codes for MYVLCTEELKSAEQILKGLFPESLKVYGCLYNINRGKPYNWEVIADSWPDFRAIICKPKHQSRQDYQDREGDCNMCHIYAKDKGSLQKLLGTSGLLDWSQFTLLAGVDSKHLDAVKELAACKNTPTKTQVVMFVMTLEDASHLKDPESDLASRLKPLTTAHAELVNSTWKYGSRECSYNSIVSYISNYPSLCVTAEDGTPVSWLLLYHHSALGLLYTSPEHRRKGHARLLVTTMARALLEQGRPVYGFVEEDNVASYSLFTSLGFSHKPDYRPVWFQLNPR; via the exons ATGTATGTTCTGTGCACTGAAGAGTTGAAGTCAGCAGAACAAATCCTAAAAGGATTATTCCCGGAATCACTGAAG GTGTATGGCTGTCTGTATAATATCAACAGAGGAAAACCATATAACTGGGAAGTAATTGCTGATTCTTGGCCAGACTTTAGGGCAATCATCTGTAAGCCAAAACATCAG TCAAGGCAGGATTATCAGGACCGAGAGGGGGATTGCAACATGTGCCACATCTACGCCAAGGACAAGGGGAGCTTGCAAAAACTACTTGGCACCAGTGGCCTTCTTGACTGGAGCCAGTTCACATTATTGGCAG GGGTTGACAGCAAACATCTGGATGCAGTGAAGGAACTTGCAGCTTGCAAAAACACACCAACAAAGACGCAGGTAGTCATGTTTGTGATGACACTTGAGGATGCCAGCCACCTCAAGGACCCAGAAAG CGATTTAGCGAGCAGGCTAAAGCCGCTCACCACAGCCCATGCTGAGCTGGTCAACAGCACATGGAAATACGGGTCCCGCGAATGCAGCTACAACTCTATAGTGAGCTACATCTCTAACTACCCCAGTTTGTGTGTGACCGCGGAGGACGGCACACCAGTGTCCTGGCTGCTCCTGTATCATCACAGCGCCCTCGGCCTGCTCTACACCTCACCTGAGCACAGGCGTAAGGGCCACGCCCGGCTGCTGGTCACCACCATGGCCAGGGCACTGCTGGAGCAGGGCCGTCCGGTTTACGGTTTTGTGGAAGAGGACAACGTCGCGTCCTACAGCCTCTTCACGTCTCTGGGCTTCAGTCACAAGCCAGACTATCGTCCAGTTTGGTTCCAGCTCAACCCCAGATGA
- the si:ch73-106k19.2 gene encoding glycine N-acyltransferase-like protein 3 isoform X6 translates to MYVLGTEELKSTEHILRGLFPESLRVYGCLYNINRGKPYNWEVIADSWPDFRAIICKPTPQLRQDCQDQEEDLNMYHIYTKDKESLKKLLGTSGLIDWSQFTLLAGVDSKHLDAVKELAACKNTPTKTQVVMFVMTLEDASHLKDPESDLASRLKPLTTAHAELVNSTWKYGSRECSYNSIVSYISNYPSLCVTAEDGTPVSWLLLYHHSALGLLYTSPEHRRKGHARLLVTTMARALLEQGRPVYGFVEEDNVASYSLFTSLGFSHKPDYRPVWFQLNPR, encoded by the exons ATGTATGTTCTGGGCACTGAAGAGTTGAAGTCAACGGAACACATCCTAAGAGGATTATTCCCGGAATCATTAAGG GTGTATGGCTGTCTGTATAATATCAACAGAGGTAAACCATATAACTGGGAAGTAATTGCTGATTCTTGGCCAGACTTTAGGGCAATCATCTGTAAGCCAACACCACAG ttAAGACAGGATTGTCAGGACCAAGAGGAGGATTTAAACATGTACCACATCTACACCAAGGACAAGGAGAGCTTGAAAAAACTGCTTGGCACCAGTGGCCTTATTGACTGGAGCCAGTTCACATTATTGGCAG GGGTTGACAGCAAACATCTGGATGCAGTGAAGGAACTTGCAGCTTGCAAAAACACACCAACAAAGACGCAGGTAGTCATGTTTGTGATGACACTTGAGGATGCCAGCCACCTCAAGGACCCAGAAAG CGATTTAGCGAGCAGGCTAAAGCCGCTCACCACAGCCCATGCTGAGCTGGTCAACAGCACATGGAAATACGGGTCCCGCGAATGCAGCTACAACTCTATAGTGAGCTACATCTCTAACTACCCCAGTTTGTGTGTGACCGCGGAGGACGGCACACCAGTGTCCTGGCTGCTCCTGTATCATCACAGCGCCCTCGGCCTGCTCTACACCTCACCTGAGCACAGGCGTAAGGGCCACGCCCGGCTGCTGGTCACCACCATGGCCAGGGCACTGCTGGAGCAGGGCCGTCCGGTTTACGGTTTTGTGGAAGAGGACAACGTCGCGTCCTACAGCCTCTTCACGTCTCTGGGCTTCAGTCACAAGCCAGACTATCGTCCAGTTTGGTTCCAGCTCAACCCCAGATGA
- the si:ch73-106k19.2 gene encoding glycine N-acyltransferase-like protein 3 isoform X4, whose amino-acid sequence MYVLCTEELKSAEQILKGLFPESLKVYGCLYNINRGKPYNWEVIADSWPDFRAIICKPKHQSRQDYQDREGDCNMCHIYAKDKGSLQKLLGTSGLLDWSQFTLLAGVDGKHLDAVKELAACKNTPTKMQGFMFAMTLEDSNHLKDPESDLASRLKPLTTAHAELVNSTWKYGSSKCSYNSIVSYISNYPSLCVTAEDGTPVSWLLMSHHGTLGLLYTSPEHRRKGHARLLVTTMARALLEQGRPIYAFVEEGNNPSYSLFTSLGFSHKPDFRPVWFQLNPR is encoded by the exons ATGTATGTTCTGTGCACTGAAGAGTTGAAGTCAGCAGAACAAATCCTAAAAGGATTATTCCCGGAATCACTGAAG GTGTATGGCTGTCTGTATAATATCAACAGAGGAAAACCATATAACTGGGAAGTAATTGCTGATTCTTGGCCAGACTTTAGGGCAATCATCTGTAAGCCAAAACATCAG TCAAGGCAGGATTATCAGGACCGAGAGGGGGATTGCAACATGTGCCACATCTACGCCAAGGACAAGGGGAGCTTGCAAAAACTACTTGGCACCAGTGGCCTTCTTGACTGGAGCCAGTTCACATTATTGGCAG GGGTTGACGGCAAACATCTGGATGCAGTGAAGGAACTGGCAGCTTGCAAAAACACACCAACAAAGATGCAGGGGTTCATGTTTGCAATGACACTTGAAGATTCCAACCATCTCAAGGACCCAGAAAG CGATTTAGCGAGCAGGCTAAAGCCGCTCACCACAGCCCATGCTGAGCTGGTCAACAGCACATGGAAATACGGGTCCAGCAAATGCAGCTACAACTCTATAGTGAGCTACATCTCTAACTACCCCAGTTTGTGCGTGACTGCGGAGGACGGCACACCAGTGTCCTGGCTGCTCATGAGTCACCACGGCACCCTCGGCCTGCTCTACACCTCACCTGAGCACAGGCGTAAGGGCCACGCCCGGCTGCTAGTCACCACCATGGCCAGGGCACTGCTGGAGCAGGGCCGTCCCATCTACGCTTTCGTGGAAGAGGGCAACAACCCGTCCTACAGCCTCTTCACGTCTCTGGGCTTCAGTCACAAGCCAGACTTTCGTCCAGTTTGGTTCCAACTCAACCCCAGATGA
- the si:ch73-106k19.2 gene encoding glycine N-acyltransferase-like protein 3 isoform X2: MYVLCTEELKSAEQILKGLFPESLKVYGCLYNINRGKPYNWEVIADSWPDFRAIICKPKHQSRQDYQDREGDCNMCHIYAKDKGSLQKLLGTSGLLDWSQFTLLAGVDSKHLDAVKELAACKNTPTETELVMFVMTLEDASHLKDPESDLASRLKPLTTAHAELVNSTWKYGSSKCSYNSIVSYISNYPSLCVTAEDGTPVSWLLMSHHGTLGLLYTSPEHRRKGHARLLVTTMARALLEQGRPIYAFVEEGNNPSYSLFTSLGFSHKPDFRPVWFQLNPR, encoded by the exons ATGTATGTTCTGTGCACTGAAGAGTTGAAGTCAGCAGAACAAATCCTAAAAGGATTATTCCCGGAATCACTGAAG GTGTATGGCTGTCTGTATAATATCAACAGAGGAAAACCATATAACTGGGAAGTAATTGCTGATTCTTGGCCAGACTTTAGGGCAATCATCTGTAAGCCAAAACATCAG TCAAGGCAGGATTATCAGGACCGAGAGGGGGATTGCAACATGTGCCACATCTACGCCAAGGACAAGGGGAGCTTGCAAAAACTACTTGGCACCAGTGGCCTTCTTGACTGGAGCCAGTTCACATTATTGGCAG GGGTTGACAGCAAACATCTGGATGCAGTGAAGGAACTGGCAGCTTGCAAAAACACACcaacagagacagagctggTCATGTTTGTGATGACACTTGAGGATGCCAGCCATCTCAAGGACCCAGAAAG CGATTTAGCGAGCAGGCTAAAGCCGCTCACCACAGCCCATGCTGAGCTGGTCAACAGCACATGGAAATACGGGTCCAGCAAATGCAGCTACAACTCTATAGTGAGCTACATCTCTAACTACCCCAGTTTGTGCGTGACTGCGGAGGACGGCACACCAGTGTCCTGGCTGCTCATGAGTCACCACGGCACCCTCGGCCTGCTCTACACCTCACCTGAGCACAGGCGTAAGGGCCACGCCCGGCTGCTAGTCACCACCATGGCCAGGGCACTGCTGGAGCAGGGCCGTCCCATCTACGCTTTCGTGGAAGAGGGCAACAACCCGTCCTACAGCCTCTTCACGTCTCTGGGCTTCAGTCACAAGCCAGACTTTCGTCCAGTTTGGTTCCAACTCAACCCCAGATGA
- the si:ch73-106k19.2 gene encoding glycine N-acyltransferase-like protein 3 isoform X3 has translation MFVLGTEELKSAEHILRGSFPESLRVYGCLYNINRGKPYNWEVISDSWPDFRAIICKPKLQSRQDYQDREGDCNMCHIYAKDKESLQNLLGTSGLLDWSQFTLLAGVDGKHLDAVKELAACKNTPTKMQGFMFAMTLEDSNHLKDPESDLASRLKPLTTAHAELVNSTWKYGSSKCSYNSIVSYISNYPSLCVTAEDGTPVSWLLMSHHGTLGLLYTSPEHRRKGHARLLVTTMARALLEQGRPIYAFVEEGNNPSYSLFTSLGFSHKPDFRPVWFQLNPR, from the exons ATGTTTGTTCTGGGCACTGAAGAGTTGAAGTCAGCCGAACACATCCTAAGAGGATCATTCCCGGAATCATTAAGG GTTTATGGCTGTCTGTATAATATCAACAGAGGAAAACCATATAACTGGGAAGTAATTTCTGATTCCTGGCCAGACTTTCGGGCTATCATCTGTAAGCCAAAACTGCAG TCAAGGCAGGATTATCAAGACCGAGAGGGGGATTGCAACATGTGCCACATCTACGCCAAGGACAAGGAGAGCTTACAAAACCTGCTTGGCACCAGTGGCCTTCTTGACTGGAGCCAGTTCACATTATTGGCAG GGGTTGACGGCAAACATCTGGATGCAGTGAAGGAACTGGCAGCTTGCAAAAACACACCAACAAAGATGCAGGGGTTCATGTTTGCAATGACACTTGAAGATTCCAACCATCTCAAGGACCCAGAAAG CGATTTAGCGAGCAGGCTAAAGCCGCTCACCACAGCCCATGCTGAGCTGGTCAACAGCACATGGAAATACGGGTCCAGCAAATGCAGCTACAACTCTATAGTGAGCTACATCTCTAACTACCCCAGTTTGTGCGTGACTGCGGAGGACGGCACACCAGTGTCCTGGCTGCTCATGAGTCACCACGGCACCCTCGGCCTGCTCTACACCTCACCTGAGCACAGGCGTAAGGGCCACGCCCGGCTGCTAGTCACCACCATGGCCAGGGCACTGCTGGAGCAGGGCCGTCCCATCTACGCTTTCGTGGAAGAGGGCAACAACCCGTCCTACAGCCTCTTCACGTCTCTGGGCTTCAGTCACAAGCCAGACTTTCGTCCAGTTTGGTTCCAACTCAACCCCAGATGA
- the si:ch73-106k19.2 gene encoding glycine N-acyltransferase-like protein 3 isoform X1, whose product MYVLCTEELKSAEQILKGLFPESLKVYGCLYNINRGKPYNWEVIADSWPDFRAIICKPKHQSRQDYQDREGDCNMCHIYAKDKGSLQKLLGTSGLLDWSQFTLLAGVDSKHLDAVKELAACKNTPTETELVMFVMTLEDASHLKDPESDLASRLKPLTTAHAELVNSQWKHGSSKSSYNSIVSYISNYPSLCVTAEDGTPVSWLLLYHHSALGLLYTSPEHRRKGHARLLVTTMVKALLEQGRPVYSFVEEDNLVSYSLFTSLGFSHKPDYRAVWFQLNPR is encoded by the exons ATGTATGTTCTGTGCACTGAAGAGTTGAAGTCAGCAGAACAAATCCTAAAAGGATTATTCCCGGAATCACTGAAG GTGTATGGCTGTCTGTATAATATCAACAGAGGAAAACCATATAACTGGGAAGTAATTGCTGATTCTTGGCCAGACTTTAGGGCAATCATCTGTAAGCCAAAACATCAG TCAAGGCAGGATTATCAGGACCGAGAGGGGGATTGCAACATGTGCCACATCTACGCCAAGGACAAGGGGAGCTTGCAAAAACTACTTGGCACCAGTGGCCTTCTTGACTGGAGCCAGTTCACATTATTGGCAG GGGTTGACAGCAAACATCTGGATGCAGTGAAGGAACTGGCAGCTTGCAAAAACACACcaacagagacagagctggTCATGTTTGTGATGACACTTGAGGATGCCAGCCATCTCAAGGACCCAGAAAG CGATTTAGCGAGCAGGCTAAAGCCGCTCACCACAGCCCATGCTGAGCTGGTCAACAGCCAATGGAAGCACGGGTCCAGCAAGAGCAGCTACAATTCTATAGTGAGCTACATCTCTAACTACCCCAGTTTGTGTGTGACCGCGGAGGATGGCACACCAGTGTCCTGGCTGCTCCTGTATCATCACAGCGCCCTCGGCCTGCTCTACACCTCACCTGAGCACAGGCGTAAGGGCCACGCCCGGCTGCTGGTCACCACCATGGTCAAGGCACTGCTGGAGCAGGGCCGTCCGGTTTACAGTTTCGTGGAAGAGGACAACCTCGTGTCCTACAGCCTCTTCACGTCTCTGGGTTTCAGTCACAAGCCAGACTATCGTGCAGTTTGGTTCCAGCTCAACCCCAGATGA
- the aars2 gene encoding alanine--tRNA ligase, mitochondrial: MAAYMRIPKTCQALLNAKYFSSVIGLRARLAFTSTARHAEFTSKRVRSMFTEFFRDRHRHKLVQSSPVRPRGDPSLLFVNAGMNQFKPIFLGAVDPRSEMAHYRRVVNSQKCVRAGGKHNDLDDVGRDVYHHTFFEMLGNWSFGDYFKEEACSMAWELLTEVYGIPPDRLYVSYFGGDAALGLAADEETREIWLSLGVPPSRVLPFGMRENFWEMGETGPCGPCTEIHYDHVGGRNAASLVNQDSPEVVEIWNLVFMQYTREVDGSLRPLPQLSVDTGMGLERLVTVLQGQRSNYDTDLFTPLLSAIHQNSRCPEYRGRTGQADDGNVDMAYRVLADHIRTLSVCIADGVYPGMSGAELVLRRILRRAVRYSTEVLLAPPGTLASLVPTVAQILGEAYPELYRETVRIMDIINDNEAQFLSSLKQGRGVIDRTLQKMGGAQLFPGSVAWSLHRNLGFPMDLIGLMLEERGVTMDTEAVDRLAAEEEKLKTHTEGPNRESCTELDLHSLSALQGAGIPHTDDSPKYRYSLDQDGRYVFPSCWSTVRALYSSQSLVSEVREGQRCGVVLDQTCFYAEQGGQTHDQGYFIRDGLQDVLFPVEAVQQVGGYVVHQVTAGDALRTGDRVQLFVDTAHRLACMVKHTATHVLNFSLRQLLGEGVEQRGSHVTPDRLRFDFSVRGSLNVQQLQEVEQKVQEVIAQNEDVYVQELPLALAKHIPGLRTVDEVYPDPVRVVSVGIPVPDLTNSSTDRPTSVELCCGTHLLRTGEIHDFVIVAERQLVKGVSRVVAVTGEEARKAREAGHTLVQEVESLSARLPSAGSALCTAHRLSKEVGQLTDAVENVLMPQWQRKELHHRLKAMQRSTNTAIRKLETSEAAGKAHVLLEKHGSKAVVVDTVEADSISVVMKVVNQYSDRAPGTKVMLLSHLQSGRVLCACQVPKGCSALSASDWALAVCSHLGGNAGGSSTVAKGTGNTQDITEALRWAEEFACAKSQH; encoded by the exons ATGGCTGCGTACATGAGGATTCCCAAAACATGCCAAGCTCTTTTAAACGCGAAATATTTCAGCTCAGTGATAGGCTTAAGGGCGCGCTTAGCCTTTACTTCTACGGCGAGACATGCCGAATTCACGTCAAAAAGAGTACGAAGTATGTTTACTGAATTCTTCAGAGATCGGCACCGACACAAGCTTGTGCAGTCCTCTCCAGTGCGCCCGCGAGGGGACCCAAGCCTCTTGTTCGTCAATGCAGGCATGAACCAG TTCAAGCCCATCTTCCTGGGCGCGGTGGACCCTCGCAGCGAGATGGCGCATTACCGGCGGGTGGTGAACAGTCAGAAATGCGTCCGCGCCGGCGGCAAGCACAACGACCTGGACGACGTGGGCCGGGATGTCTACCATCACACCTTCTTCGAGATGCTGGGAAACTGGTCCTTCGGAGACTACTTcaag GAAGAGGCCTGCTCCATGGCCTGGGAGCTGCTGACGGAGGTGTACGGGATCCCGCCGGATCGGCTGTACGTGTCGTACTTCGGCGGGGACGCCGCTCTGGGGCTGGCGGCTGACGAGGAAACGCGGGAAATCTGGCTGAGCCTGGG GGTCCCACCAAGTCGCGTCCTGCCGTTTGGGATGAGGGAGAATTTTTGGGAGATGGGGGAGACGGGGCCCTGCGGTCCGTGCACGGAGATCCACTACGATCATGTAGGGGGGCGGAACGCGGCCAGCCTGGTGAACCAGGACAGCCCGGAGGTGGTTGAGATCTGGAACCTGGTCTTCATGCAGTACACCAG GGAGGTGGACGGCAGCCtgcggcccctcccccagctcagTGTGGATACCGGGATGGGCCTGGAGCGGCTGGTCACCGTCCTGCAGGGCCAGCGCTCCAACTACGACACCGACCTGTTCACCCCTCTGCTGTCTGCCATTCACCAG aactcCAGGTGTCCGGAGTACCGTGGCCGAACCGGACAGGCCGATGACGGAAATGTGGACATGGCGTACCGCGTCCTCGCTGACCACATCCGCACCCTGTCCGTCTGCATCGCCGACGGAGTCTACCCCGGCATGTCCGGCGCCGA gctGGTGTTGAGGCGCATTCTACGGCGGGCGGTGCGTTACTCCACAGAGGTGCTGCTGGCCCCCCCGGGGACGCTGGCCAGCCTGGTCCCCACTGTGGCCCAAATACTG GGTGAAGCCTATCCTGAACTGTACAGAGAAACTGTGAGG ATCATGGACATCATCAACGACAACGAAGCCCAGTTTCTCTCCTCCTTAAAGCAGGGGAGGGGTGTGATTGACAGAACCCTCCAGAAGATGGGCGGGGCCCAGCTGTTTCCAG GGTCTGTTGCCTGGTCACTGCATCGCAACCTTGGCTTTCCCATGGACCTGATTGGCTTaatgctggaggagaggggcgtGACCATGGATACAGAGGCTGTGGATAGGCTAGCggcagaagaagaaaag TTGAAGACTCATACCGAGGGTCCTAACAGAGAGAGCTGTACTGAGCTGGATCTGCACAGTCTCTCAGCACTGCAGGGGGCGGGGATTCCCCACACTGACGATTCTCCAAAATACCGCTATTCCCTGGACCAGGATGGCCGATATG tgttccCGTCCTGCTGGTCCACGGTGCGAGCCCTGTACAGCTCACAGTCTCTGGTGTCGGAGGTGCGGGAGGGGCAGAGGTGTGGGGTGGTCCTGGATCAGACCTGCTTCTACGCCGAGCAGGGAGGCCAGACCCACGACCAGGGCTACTTCATCCGGGACGGGCTGCAG GACGTCCTGTTCCCGGTGGAGGCGGTGCAGCAGGTGGGCGGGTACGTGGTCCACCAGGTAACCGCCGGCGACGCCCTGCGGACTGGTGACAGGGTCCAGCTGTTTGTAGACACG gcacacagactggCCTGTATGGTGAAGCACACGGCGACACACGTCCTCAACTTCTCGCTCCGGCagctgctgggggagggggtggagcagAGGGGGTCTCATGTCACGCCCGACCGGCTGCGTTTCGACTTCAGCGTGAGG GGCTCTCTGAACGTCCAGCAGCTCCAGGAAGTCGAGCAGAAGGTGCAGGAAGTCATCGCGCAGAACGAGGATGTGTACGTCCAGGAGCTGCCGCTGGCCCTGGCCAAACACATACCCGGCCTGAGAACAGTGGATGAG GTGTACCCGGATCCAGTCAGGGTGGTGTCTGTGGGAATCCCTGTTCCTGACCTGACCAACTCTTCCACTGACCGGCCGACATCTGTGGAGCTTTGCTGTGGAAC acaCTTGCTGAGGACGGGGGAGATCCATGACTTTGTCATTGTGGCAGAGAGACAGCTGGTGAAGGGAGTGAGCCGGGTCGTGGCTGTCACTGGAGAGGAAGCTCGAAAG GCCCGTGAGGCGGGGCACACCCTGGTCCAGGAGGTGGAGTCTTTGTCGGCACGGCTACCGTCTGCAGGCTCCGCcctctgcactgcacacaggCTATCCAAAGAAGTGGGCCAGCTGACTGAT GCGGTGGAAAACGTGCTCATGCCACAGTGGCAGAGGAAAGAGCTCCATCATCGTCTGAAAGCGATGCAGAGATCCACCAACACTGCCATCAGGAAGCTGGAGACCAGCGAG GCCGCAGGGAAAGCCCACGTCCTGCTGGAGAAACACGGCAGTAAGGCTGTGGTCGTGGACACTGTGGAGGCAGATTCAATATCA GTGGTGATGAAGGTGGTGAATCAGTACAGTGATCGGGCCCCGGGGACCAAGGTCATGCTCCTGTCCCACCTGCAGTCCGGGAGGGTCCTGTGTGCCTGTCAGGTGCCCAAG